In Zonotrichia albicollis isolate bZonAlb1 chromosome 11, bZonAlb1.hap1, whole genome shotgun sequence, a single genomic region encodes these proteins:
- the ANKDD1A gene encoding ankyrin repeat and death domain-containing protein 1A isoform X1, whose product MGDDLASEGDTLLQSEKEFHDAAKRNDTARMEELIRRGVDIKAKNNAERSALHWAAGAGSVDAVRLLLDHDAPVDDEDSFGMNALLLSAWFGHLRVLQILVNAGAKINRVNRNGRNLLHCAAQRGHIQVMEFIMEDLEDMCVDETDKMDRTAFHLAAEHGQLEVVEFLIRLGCSHSAKDKEENTALHLAAKNGHLSVLEKIIDVGVDLDEKNSEGLTALHLAAEGGHSTCVKLLVEVGADVNAQTQKKMNCLHYAALHGYEEIARILMDAGIHTDALNHQNASAMHIAVLQNFPAMVKLFISAECDLDIPDNRQQTSLHIAAEHGRQDIAEMILIAGVNLKLTDKQGKTSLDVAARGNHTILVDMIIKADRFYKWEKDNLNSGSWVAKHLTFKQDHRLETQHIRSVMWRLATKYLKPGEWKKLAHYWKFTDDHIRAIEQQWTGTKSYREHGHRMLLIWLHGVITAGENPIKGLYEGLVGIGRRDLAESIRKKANADSTSPRKCTAM is encoded by the exons ATGGGGGACGACTTGGCATCGGAAGGCGACACCC tgcTTCAGTCAGAGAAGGAGTTTCATGATGCAGCGAAGCGAAATGATACAGCCAGGATGGAGGAGCTCATCAGGAGAGGAGTTGACATCAAGGCCAAAAACAAT GCGGAGCGGAGTGCCCTGCACTGGGCTGCGGGCGCCGGGAGCGTGGATGCCGTGCGGCTGCTCCTGGATCACGACGCCCCTGTGGATGATGAGGACAGT TTTGGAATGAATGCTCTTCTCctgtctgcctggtttggcCACCTCCGTGTCCTGCAGATCCTTGTCAATGCTGGGGCCAAGATTAACCGTGTCAATAGG AATGGCAGGAACCTGCTTCACTGTGCAGCTCAGAGGGGACACATCCAGGTCATGGAGTTCATCATGGAGGACTTGGAGGACATGTGTGTGGATGAGACAGACAAG ATGGACAGGACAGCGTTTCACCTGGCCGCAGAGCACGGGCAGCTGGAGGTGGTGGAGTTCCTCATTCGACTGGGTTGTTCTCACAGTGCCAAGGACAAG GAGGAAAATACAGCATTGCATTTAGCTGCTAAAAATGGACACCTCTCTGTGCTGGAGAAGATTATAGATGTCGGAGTGGACCTTGATGAAAAAAACTCA GAAGGACTCACGGCCCTGCACCTGGCTGCTGAGGGGGGACACAGCACCTGTGTGAAGCTGCTCGTGGAAGTGGGTGCTGATGTCAATGCCCAAACCCAG AAAAAGATGAACTGCCTTCATTATGCAGCACTGCATGGCTATGAGGAGATAGCCAGGATCCTCATGGATGCTGGAATCCACACGGATGCTCTCAATCAT CAAAATGCATCAGCAATGCACATTGCAGTCCTGCAGAACTTCCCAGCCATGGTGAAGCTCTTCATCAGCGCAGAGTGTGACCTTGACATTCCAGATAAT aggcagcagaccTCACTGCACATCGCTGCAGAGCACGGCAGGCAGGACATTGCTGAGATGATCCTCATTGCAGGAGTTAATCTTAAGCTGACAGACAAG CAAGGGAAAACATCTCTGGATGTTGCTGCCCGAGGCAATCACACCATCTTGGTGGACATGATTATCAAAGCTGATCGATTTTACAAATGGGAGAAG gacaACCTGAACAGCGGCTCATGGGTGGCAAAGCACTTGACCTTTAAGCAGGATCACAGGCTGGAAACGCAGCACATCCGCTCAGTCATGTGGAGATTAGCCACTAAGTACCTCAAACCCGGGGAATGGAAGAAGCTGGCCCATTACTGGAAATTCACCGATGACCACATTAGGGCCATTGAGCAACAATGGACAG GCACTAAAAGCTACAGGGAACACGGGCACAGAATGCTGCTGATCTGGCTCCATGGTGTGATCACTGCAGGAGAAAATCCAATCAAGGGACTGTACGAAGGCCTGGTGGGGATTGGGAGAAGAGATTTAGCAG AAAGCATcaggaaaaaagcaaatgcaGACTCCACCTCCCCACGGAAATGCACAGCAATGTAA
- the ANKDD1A gene encoding ankyrin repeat and death domain-containing protein 1A isoform X2, which produces MGDDLASEGDTLLQSEKEFHDAAKRNDTARMEELIRRGVDIKAKNNFGMNALLLSAWFGHLRVLQILVNAGAKINRVNRNGRNLLHCAAQRGHIQVMEFIMEDLEDMCVDETDKMDRTAFHLAAEHGQLEVVEFLIRLGCSHSAKDKEENTALHLAAKNGHLSVLEKIIDVGVDLDEKNSEGLTALHLAAEGGHSTCVKLLVEVGADVNAQTQKKMNCLHYAALHGYEEIARILMDAGIHTDALNHQNASAMHIAVLQNFPAMVKLFISAECDLDIPDNRQQTSLHIAAEHGRQDIAEMILIAGVNLKLTDKQGKTSLDVAARGNHTILVDMIIKADRFYKWEKDNLNSGSWVAKHLTFKQDHRLETQHIRSVMWRLATKYLKPGEWKKLAHYWKFTDDHIRAIEQQWTGTKSYREHGHRMLLIWLHGVITAGENPIKGLYEGLVGIGRRDLAESIRKKANADSTSPRKCTAM; this is translated from the exons ATGGGGGACGACTTGGCATCGGAAGGCGACACCC tgcTTCAGTCAGAGAAGGAGTTTCATGATGCAGCGAAGCGAAATGATACAGCCAGGATGGAGGAGCTCATCAGGAGAGGAGTTGACATCAAGGCCAAAAACAAT TTTGGAATGAATGCTCTTCTCctgtctgcctggtttggcCACCTCCGTGTCCTGCAGATCCTTGTCAATGCTGGGGCCAAGATTAACCGTGTCAATAGG AATGGCAGGAACCTGCTTCACTGTGCAGCTCAGAGGGGACACATCCAGGTCATGGAGTTCATCATGGAGGACTTGGAGGACATGTGTGTGGATGAGACAGACAAG ATGGACAGGACAGCGTTTCACCTGGCCGCAGAGCACGGGCAGCTGGAGGTGGTGGAGTTCCTCATTCGACTGGGTTGTTCTCACAGTGCCAAGGACAAG GAGGAAAATACAGCATTGCATTTAGCTGCTAAAAATGGACACCTCTCTGTGCTGGAGAAGATTATAGATGTCGGAGTGGACCTTGATGAAAAAAACTCA GAAGGACTCACGGCCCTGCACCTGGCTGCTGAGGGGGGACACAGCACCTGTGTGAAGCTGCTCGTGGAAGTGGGTGCTGATGTCAATGCCCAAACCCAG AAAAAGATGAACTGCCTTCATTATGCAGCACTGCATGGCTATGAGGAGATAGCCAGGATCCTCATGGATGCTGGAATCCACACGGATGCTCTCAATCAT CAAAATGCATCAGCAATGCACATTGCAGTCCTGCAGAACTTCCCAGCCATGGTGAAGCTCTTCATCAGCGCAGAGTGTGACCTTGACATTCCAGATAAT aggcagcagaccTCACTGCACATCGCTGCAGAGCACGGCAGGCAGGACATTGCTGAGATGATCCTCATTGCAGGAGTTAATCTTAAGCTGACAGACAAG CAAGGGAAAACATCTCTGGATGTTGCTGCCCGAGGCAATCACACCATCTTGGTGGACATGATTATCAAAGCTGATCGATTTTACAAATGGGAGAAG gacaACCTGAACAGCGGCTCATGGGTGGCAAAGCACTTGACCTTTAAGCAGGATCACAGGCTGGAAACGCAGCACATCCGCTCAGTCATGTGGAGATTAGCCACTAAGTACCTCAAACCCGGGGAATGGAAGAAGCTGGCCCATTACTGGAAATTCACCGATGACCACATTAGGGCCATTGAGCAACAATGGACAG GCACTAAAAGCTACAGGGAACACGGGCACAGAATGCTGCTGATCTGGCTCCATGGTGTGATCACTGCAGGAGAAAATCCAATCAAGGGACTGTACGAAGGCCTGGTGGGGATTGGGAGAAGAGATTTAGCAG AAAGCATcaggaaaaaagcaaatgcaGACTCCACCTCCCCACGGAAATGCACAGCAATGTAA